One genomic segment of Desulforamulus reducens MI-1 includes these proteins:
- a CDS encoding branched-chain amino acid ABC transporter permease gives MTLEVFLQNLANGISLGSLYALIAIGYTMVYGILRLINFAHADLLMVAAYVSFYGIMVFALPWWLSFLIAIVFTALLGVSIEKIAYRPLRSAPRISVLISAIGVSFLLENLGIVAIGARPKSFPRPEEMVWNIKIGDVSFLSLTVIIPVVTMVLLVAVTYMVNKTKTGTAMRAVSRDFETASLMAIDVNKVVSTTFVVGSSLAAVGGIMWSLQYPQIDPLMGVFPGLKCFIAAVMGGIGSIPGAMLGGFILGMGEVFLVAFMPELSGYRDAFAFVILIFILLFKPTGILGENVVEKV, from the coding sequence ATGACCTTAGAAGTATTTCTACAAAATTTAGCCAATGGCATTTCTTTGGGCAGCTTATATGCATTAATTGCCATCGGTTATACCATGGTCTATGGTATATTACGCTTAATAAACTTTGCCCATGCAGATCTTTTAATGGTGGCTGCTTATGTTTCTTTTTATGGAATTATGGTATTTGCTTTACCCTGGTGGCTATCTTTTTTGATTGCCATCGTTTTCACAGCTTTACTGGGTGTCAGTATAGAAAAAATTGCTTACCGCCCCTTACGAAGTGCTCCCAGAATTTCTGTCTTAATCTCTGCCATTGGAGTCTCCTTCCTACTAGAAAACCTGGGGATTGTAGCCATTGGTGCACGCCCCAAGTCATTCCCACGTCCCGAAGAGATGGTTTGGAATATTAAGATCGGAGATGTTTCTTTTTTATCTCTTACTGTGATTATTCCTGTTGTTACGATGGTTCTTTTGGTCGCCGTTACATACATGGTTAATAAAACAAAGACCGGTACAGCCATGCGGGCTGTTTCCAGGGATTTTGAAACAGCAAGCCTAATGGCCATTGATGTGAATAAAGTGGTTAGTACTACCTTTGTTGTGGGCTCAAGCCTAGCAGCGGTAGGGGGGATTATGTGGAGCCTACAATACCCTCAAATCGATCCCTTGATGGGTGTTTTCCCTGGCTTAAAATGTTTTATCGCCGCAGTAATGGGTGGTATTGGCAGTATTCCCGGGGCCATGCTGGGTGGATTTATACTGGGCATGGGAGAAGTGTTCCTGGTGGCCTTTATGCCTGAACTATCTGGATACCGGGATGCCTTTGCTTTTGTTATTTTGATTTTTATCCTTTTGTTTAAGCCTACCGGTATACTGGGCGAAAATGTAGTGGAGAAGGTGTAA
- a CDS encoding HPP family protein, protein MAKNLHPAELTNYPSNLEIVMSYLKKMRGGNCPTFQAVDIRSHLITAVGSFLGIGLIALLNTFYDIPLLVPSLGASAVLLYSACHVPMAQPRNVIGGHLVSAMAGVVVYQWLGNQWWTIALAVTLAIFLMNLTHTLHPPGGATAFVAVYTSQSFTYIFSPVLLGATLLVIIAVLVNNFSHKRHYPNFWF, encoded by the coding sequence ATGGCAAAAAATCTACATCCAGCTGAATTGACTAATTACCCGTCAAACTTGGAGATAGTTATGTCTTATTTAAAGAAAATGCGAGGAGGTAACTGTCCTACCTTTCAAGCTGTTGACATAAGAAGCCACTTAATTACTGCTGTAGGGAGCTTTTTAGGTATTGGGTTAATCGCACTTTTAAATACCTTTTATGATATTCCACTACTTGTACCTTCCCTTGGCGCATCCGCTGTGCTCTTATACTCTGCCTGCCACGTTCCCATGGCCCAACCAAGAAACGTCATTGGTGGTCATTTGGTCTCTGCCATGGCAGGGGTTGTGGTTTATCAGTGGCTGGGTAATCAGTGGTGGACCATTGCCTTGGCGGTAACATTGGCCATCTTTCTTATGAATTTGACCCACACCTTGCACCCACCGGGTGGCGCAACAGCCTTTGTGGCTGTATATACCTCCCAAAGTTTCACTTATATTTTTTCTCCCGTGTTGCTTGGTGCAACACTATTGGTTATCATTGCAGTTCTCGTAAATAATTTTTCCCATAAGCGGCATTACCCTAATTTTTGGTTCTAG
- a CDS encoding branched-chain amino acid ABC transporter permease: MDRERMKPVLTLGLILLCSIALYFGQNYLDSFKIRVLNLAAIFVILGVSMNLVLGFTGMFSLGHAGFMCVGAYVSAILTMSPESKEMIYFMEPIISPLDKIHWPVFPAIIMAGIVAAFFGFLIGFPALRLRDDYLAIATLGFGEIIRIIVTNTITITNGSLGLKNIPSIKSLWVYWGFAIATIWILKRLINSSWGYAFKAIRDNEIAAEAMGIDIFKHKLLSFSVGAFFAGVAGALMGHLITSVDPTMFRFLFTFQILLIIVLGGLGSLTGSVIAGVVVTIMMEVLRFVEQPMNFLGLAIPGIPGMRMVIFSLLLLLVILYYRQGLMGTREFNWDWVLDKMGVSRSSKERRVGADG, translated from the coding sequence ATGGATCGAGAGAGAATGAAACCCGTACTAACCCTAGGACTCATTTTATTATGCAGTATTGCACTATATTTTGGTCAAAACTATTTAGATAGTTTTAAAATAAGAGTTTTAAATCTGGCCGCTATTTTTGTTATCCTAGGTGTCAGCATGAACCTGGTACTTGGATTTACCGGGATGTTTTCGCTGGGACATGCGGGCTTTATGTGTGTAGGAGCGTATGTTTCCGCTATTTTAACCATGTCACCGGAAAGTAAAGAAATGATTTATTTTATGGAACCCATTATCTCTCCTCTGGATAAAATTCACTGGCCAGTGTTTCCGGCAATCATCATGGCGGGTATTGTAGCTGCATTCTTTGGCTTTTTGATTGGTTTTCCGGCTCTAAGGCTGCGTGATGACTATCTGGCCATCGCCACATTGGGGTTTGGTGAGATTATCCGAATTATCGTTACCAACACCATCACCATTACCAACGGTTCACTGGGGCTCAAGAATATCCCATCGATTAAAAGTCTTTGGGTGTATTGGGGTTTTGCCATAGCTACCATTTGGATTTTAAAACGGCTTATTAACAGCAGTTGGGGTTATGCCTTTAAGGCAATTCGGGATAACGAAATTGCTGCGGAGGCCATGGGTATTGATATCTTCAAGCATAAATTATTATCCTTTTCCGTCGGTGCTTTCTTTGCAGGTGTAGCAGGGGCTTTGATGGGGCACCTTATTACCTCTGTGGACCCGACTATGTTTCGGTTCTTATTTACATTCCAGATCCTGCTTATTATTGTATTGGGTGGCCTAGGGAGTCTAACTGGATCGGTTATTGCAGGGGTTGTTGTTACCATTATGATGGAAGTTCTGCGGTTTGTGGAGCAGCCCATGAATTTTCTTGGGTTGGCCATCCCTGGCATACCTGGTATGCGGATGGTTATTTTCTCCCTTCTATTGCTACTGGTTATCCTATACTATCGTCAGGGCCTAATGGGGACCAGGGAGTTTAACTGGGATTGGGTTCTGGATAAAATGGGTGTCAGCCGCAGCAGCAAAGAAAGGAGAGTAGGGGCAGATGGCTAA
- a CDS encoding rubredoxin, with the protein MSKKYECVCGYIYDPAKGEGDIPPGTAFEDLPEDWVCPECGLGKDAFTEVE; encoded by the coding sequence ATGTCTAAGAAATATGAATGTGTCTGTGGCTATATTTATGACCCTGCCAAGGGAGAGGGAGATATTCCACCTGGAACAGCCTTTGAAGATTTACCGGAGGATTGGGTATGCCCGGAATGCGGCTTAGGTAAAGATGCTTTTACCGAAGTAGAATAA
- a CDS encoding ABC transporter substrate-binding protein yields the protein MLRKKYFTIISLLLVAALVLAGCGGAEKQDAASDVIKIGVYEPLTGTNAAGGEMTVEGIKLANQLFPEVNGKKVELVVVDNKSEKQEAANAVERLVSKDKVNVIIGSYGSSLSMAGGPIAMDAGIPVIGCSPTNPAVTLGNDYYFRVCFIDPFQGTVMANYAVEKLGAKTAAIVQDVQQDYSVGLNNYFEKAFKQQTGNENAIVAKVNYNTGDKDFSSQLTTIKAKNPDVIFAPGNFLECGILVEKARELGITCPILGGDTWEAEEFLSRVKNTTGVYFSTHFDSTQPVTEMSKKFMDEYKKAYPEKQVNAFGALGFDAYILALDAIQKAGSADPKAIRDALANVKDFQGATGIITLDTNGDATKTAIIKKVADGKFAYEGKVDPK from the coding sequence ATGTTAAGGAAAAAATATTTTACTATTATTTCCCTTCTGCTGGTTGCAGCTCTGGTTCTAGCAGGCTGTGGCGGTGCAGAGAAACAAGATGCCGCATCGGATGTAATTAAAATTGGTGTTTATGAACCCCTAACCGGTACCAATGCTGCCGGTGGTGAAATGACTGTTGAAGGTATCAAACTGGCAAACCAGTTATTCCCTGAGGTTAACGGTAAAAAAGTTGAACTGGTAGTCGTTGATAACAAGAGTGAGAAACAAGAAGCCGCTAACGCTGTTGAAAGGCTAGTAAGCAAAGATAAGGTTAATGTTATTATTGGTAGCTACGGAAGTTCCCTTTCTATGGCCGGTGGACCCATCGCTATGGATGCAGGTATTCCAGTAATTGGTTGCTCTCCGACCAATCCGGCAGTAACCCTAGGTAACGATTATTACTTCCGTGTTTGCTTTATTGATCCCTTCCAAGGGACTGTAATGGCTAACTATGCAGTTGAAAAACTTGGCGCTAAAACCGCTGCTATCGTTCAGGATGTTCAACAAGATTACTCAGTAGGTCTGAACAACTACTTTGAAAAGGCCTTTAAACAACAAACTGGAAATGAGAACGCCATTGTAGCAAAAGTAAACTACAATACCGGTGATAAAGACTTCTCCTCTCAGTTAACCACCATTAAAGCGAAGAATCCCGATGTAATCTTTGCTCCTGGGAACTTCCTGGAATGTGGTATTCTGGTTGAAAAGGCCCGCGAGCTGGGTATTACCTGCCCCATCCTGGGTGGCGATACATGGGAAGCTGAAGAATTCCTAAGCCGTGTTAAAAATACCACAGGTGTTTACTTCAGCACCCACTTTGATTCTACCCAGCCTGTTACCGAGATGTCCAAGAAGTTTATGGATGAGTATAAGAAGGCTTACCCAGAAAAGCAGGTTAACGCCTTTGGTGCTTTAGGCTTTGATGCTTATATTCTTGCTCTGGATGCAATCCAAAAAGCAGGGTCGGCAGATCCTAAAGCAATTCGGGATGCATTAGCAAATGTCAAGGATTTCCAAGGCGCCACCGGTATCATTACACTGGATACCAATGGTGATGCCACAAAGACAGCCATCATTAAAAAGGTGGCTGACGGTAAGTTTGCCTATGAAGGAAAAGTAGATCCTAAGTAA
- a CDS encoding anaerobic nitric oxide reductase flavorubredoxin translates to MFQIKDKIFWVGYKDWDLKKFHGEEYSTHRGSSYNSYLINDEKLVLIDTVWTPYHEGFVEELDQKFGIDKINLIVINHCEVDHAGSLSYLLEKKPDIPVYCTKKGSEMIKKHFHKDWHFNVVKTGDSIEIGQYKLIFIEAPMLHWPDTMMTYVQGANLLISNDPFGQHYVSPHYFNDQVDQGELYYEALKYYANIITPFNKLVKNKIKELKSLNLPIDMIAPSHGVIWRDNPMQIVEKYEQWCSNYHEGTVTILYDTMWGATKKMALAMARGLENKGVPAKVINTAKFDKNDIVTEVFRSKGIIVGSSTINNGILSSMAATLEIIKGLKFKEKVAAAFGSYGWSGESVKIIEEWLRESGFKIIQEGKKVNWDPTGDELNECIAFGEVFAEQIKSYVM, encoded by the coding sequence ATGTTTCAAATCAAAGATAAAATATTCTGGGTTGGCTATAAGGACTGGGATTTAAAGAAATTTCATGGGGAGGAGTATTCCACCCATAGAGGCTCATCGTATAACTCCTATTTGATTAATGACGAGAAGTTAGTGCTTATCGATACTGTATGGACCCCTTACCATGAAGGCTTTGTGGAAGAACTGGATCAAAAATTTGGAATTGATAAAATCAATCTCATTGTAATCAATCATTGTGAAGTGGACCATGCCGGGAGTCTGTCTTATTTATTGGAGAAAAAACCGGATATTCCGGTTTACTGTACAAAAAAGGGTTCGGAAATGATAAAGAAGCATTTCCACAAGGATTGGCATTTTAACGTGGTTAAAACTGGAGATAGTATTGAAATAGGGCAGTACAAGCTTATTTTTATAGAAGCTCCAATGCTTCATTGGCCCGATACAATGATGACTTATGTTCAGGGGGCGAATCTTTTAATATCTAATGATCCCTTTGGTCAGCATTATGTATCCCCCCATTATTTTAATGATCAAGTGGATCAGGGTGAATTATACTATGAAGCACTAAAATACTATGCCAATATCATTACACCCTTTAACAAGCTGGTAAAGAACAAAATTAAGGAATTAAAGTCCTTAAACCTGCCTATTGACATGATTGCCCCCAGCCATGGCGTTATCTGGCGGGATAATCCCATGCAAATCGTAGAGAAATATGAACAATGGTGCAGTAACTATCACGAAGGCACTGTTACCATCTTATATGACACCATGTGGGGTGCCACTAAAAAGATGGCTTTGGCAATGGCCCGGGGCTTAGAAAATAAAGGGGTTCCTGCAAAGGTAATTAATACTGCCAAGTTTGATAAGAATGATATTGTTACAGAGGTCTTTCGGTCAAAGGGAATTATCGTAGGCAGTTCAACCATTAATAATGGGATACTGTCTTCCATGGCGGCTACTCTAGAAATTATCAAGGGTTTAAAATTTAAGGAGAAAGTGGCTGCGGCCTTTGGTTCATATGGCTGGAGTGGGGAGTCAGTAAAGATAATTGAGGAGTGGCTCAGGGAAAGTGGCTTTAAGATTATTCAGGAAGGCAAAAAGGTCAACTGGGATCCCACCGGGGATGAATTAAATGAATGTATTGCCTTTGGAGAGGTCTTTGCTGAACAGATTAAATCCTACGTCATGTAA
- the hcp gene encoding hydroxylamine reductase, translated as MHCHQCEYAPPGGCTQIGVCGKDPAIASLQDTIILGLKGVAAYAVHARELGYDDPEVNAITHEALFLTLTNSNFHLQDHIDMCLKVGTACVKVMDLLDQAHTSELGIPKPVRVTNNKVEDHCILVTGHDLLALKELLKQTEGMGINIYTHSEMLPAHGYPELHKFPHLKGNVGKAWYDQREVFENFPGAILATTNCVMPIRNKTYGDRMFTYLVAGVEGAQKIKDKDFNPIIEKALSLPKANIDSQETLLTGFHHQNVLPMAPLIVDAVKAGKIRRFFVVAGCDAPTKGRDYFRDLATSIPKDCVIITTSCGKFRFNDVEYGTIEGTDIPRYLDLGQCNNSVSSVHIAQALAEAFDCTVNDLPLSIVLSWFEQKAVAILLGLLSLNVQNITIGPKLPEFLNPTVVEVLQKNFRLTLISGDAKADLARMLGEKK; from the coding sequence ATGCACTGTCATCAGTGTGAATATGCCCCTCCCGGTGGATGTACACAAATCGGTGTATGTGGTAAGGACCCTGCCATTGCCAGTCTTCAGGATACTATTATTTTAGGCTTAAAGGGTGTTGCGGCCTATGCAGTGCACGCTAGGGAACTTGGCTATGATGACCCAGAGGTTAATGCCATTACCCACGAGGCACTCTTTTTAACCTTAACCAACTCAAACTTCCACCTTCAGGATCATATTGATATGTGCCTAAAGGTCGGTACTGCCTGTGTAAAGGTGATGGATTTATTAGACCAAGCACACACTTCGGAACTGGGTATCCCGAAACCTGTCAGGGTAACAAATAATAAAGTAGAAGATCATTGCATCCTGGTAACCGGGCACGACCTTTTAGCCTTAAAAGAATTGTTAAAACAAACCGAGGGTATGGGTATCAACATTTATACCCACTCAGAGATGCTGCCTGCTCACGGTTACCCCGAATTGCACAAATTTCCGCATCTTAAGGGTAATGTAGGCAAGGCTTGGTATGATCAAAGAGAAGTCTTTGAAAACTTTCCCGGCGCTATCTTGGCCACCACCAACTGTGTAATGCCAATAAGAAATAAAACCTATGGGGATCGCATGTTTACTTATCTAGTGGCTGGCGTGGAAGGAGCACAAAAAATAAAAGATAAAGATTTTAATCCTATTATTGAAAAAGCACTTTCCCTGCCAAAAGCCAATATTGACTCCCAAGAAACCTTGTTAACCGGTTTCCACCACCAAAATGTACTGCCTATGGCTCCTCTTATTGTCGATGCGGTTAAAGCAGGTAAAATTCGCAGATTCTTTGTGGTTGCAGGTTGTGATGCTCCCACCAAGGGCAGGGATTATTTCCGAGACCTGGCTACATCCATTCCCAAGGACTGCGTTATTATTACCACTTCCTGTGGAAAGTTCAGATTTAATGATGTTGAATACGGTACCATTGAAGGTACAGACATCCCCCGTTACTTGGATCTAGGTCAGTGCAACAACTCTGTTTCCTCTGTTCACATTGCCCAAGCCCTGGCAGAAGCCTTTGATTGCACAGTTAATGATTTACCCTTAAGTATCGTACTATCCTGGTTCGAACAAAAGGCTGTGGCCATATTGCTAGGTCTGCTGAGCCTGAACGTACAGAATATCACCATTGGTCCTAAATTACCTGAGTTTCTTAACCCCACTGTGGTTGAAGTACTGCAAAAGAACTTTAGATTAACCCTCATCAGTGGTGATGCCAAAGCAGACTTGGCCAGAATGTTAGGAGAAAAAAAGTAG
- the hcp gene encoding hydroxylamine reductase produces MFCYQCEQTPKGGCTKNGVCGKDENIASLQDTIIFALKGVAAYATHAKELGYTDPEVNAITQEALYSTLTNVNFNLEETINMALKVGTATVKVMDLLDKAHLDNLGIPTPVTVTSDKVEGKCILVTGHNLLALKELLKQTEGKGINIYTHSEMLPAHGYPELKKFSHLKGNVGKAWYDQRQVFEAFPGAILATTNCVMPVRKDATYGDRMFSFGVTGLEGVQKIGEDMDFTPVIEKALSLPGAPTDGLWKKIVGKLNGSSEEVKTMITGFHHLNVLPLAPQIIEAVKAGKIKRFFVIAGCDSPTKGRDYYRELALAIPKDCVILTTSCGKFRFNDIDFGTIEGTGIPRFLDLGQCNNSGSAVKIALALAEAFNCGVNDLPLTIVLSWFEQKAVAILLGLFSLGVKNMYIGPKAPEFLTPGVVEVLQKTFNLQLISGDAQADLSKMLG; encoded by the coding sequence ATGTTTTGCTACCAGTGTGAACAAACCCCCAAAGGCGGTTGCACCAAAAATGGTGTTTGTGGTAAAGACGAGAATATTGCAAGCTTACAGGATACCATCATTTTTGCTTTAAAGGGTGTGGCTGCTTATGCTACCCATGCTAAAGAACTTGGTTACACCGATCCAGAAGTAAATGCTATTACCCAGGAAGCCTTATACTCTACCTTAACCAATGTAAATTTCAACCTGGAAGAAACCATTAACATGGCTTTAAAAGTTGGTACTGCCACTGTTAAGGTAATGGATCTGTTAGACAAAGCTCACCTAGATAACCTCGGTATACCCACACCTGTAACGGTTACTTCTGATAAGGTTGAAGGCAAATGCATTTTAGTTACTGGTCACAACCTGCTGGCTTTAAAAGAACTATTGAAACAAACCGAAGGCAAGGGTATTAACATCTACACTCACTCTGAAATGCTGCCTGCCCACGGTTATCCTGAATTAAAGAAATTTAGTCACCTGAAAGGTAATGTGGGTAAAGCATGGTATGACCAAAGACAAGTTTTCGAGGCTTTCCCCGGTGCTATCTTGGCCACCACCAACTGTGTAATGCCTGTTCGGAAAGATGCAACCTATGGTGACCGCATGTTTTCCTTTGGTGTTACCGGTCTGGAAGGTGTACAAAAAATTGGCGAAGATATGGACTTTACTCCCGTAATTGAGAAAGCTCTTTCTTTACCAGGTGCCCCCACTGATGGTCTATGGAAAAAGATTGTTGGCAAATTGAACGGATCTTCTGAAGAAGTCAAAACCATGATCACCGGTTTCCACCACTTAAATGTACTTCCCTTGGCTCCCCAAATTATAGAAGCTGTCAAGGCAGGTAAGATCAAACGTTTCTTCGTCATTGCCGGCTGCGACTCTCCCACCAAGGGCAGAGATTACTACAGAGAACTGGCTTTGGCTATACCTAAAGACTGTGTCATCCTGACCACTTCCTGCGGTAAATTCAGATTCAATGATATTGACTTTGGCACAATTGAAGGCACTGGTATCCCCCGTTTCCTCGACCTGGGTCAGTGCAACAACTCCGGCTCTGCGGTGAAGATTGCCCTGGCTTTGGCCGAAGCCTTCAACTGCGGCGTCAATGATCTACCTTTAACCATTGTGCTGTCCTGGTTTGAACAAAAGGCCGTTGCCATTCTGTTAGGACTGTTTAGCCTGGGTGTTAAGAATATGTACATTGGACCCAAGGCTCCTGAATTCCTGACCCCGGGCGTGGTAGAAGTTCTACAAAAGACCTTCAACCTTCAACTAATTAGTGGAGATGCTCAAGCCGACCTGTCTAAAATGTTAGGCTAA
- a CDS encoding THUMP domain-containing class I SAM-dependent RNA methyltransferase, which yields MAKKIELIATATFGLESVVAHEVKKMGYDVMVENGRVTFFGDEMAICRTNLWLRSADRVLIKMGEFKATSFEELFQQTKALPWPDWLPVDATFPVEGKSIKSKLHSVPDCQAIVKKAIVEKMKQTYKKEWFEETGPRYTIEVALLKDIATITIDTSGVGLHKRGYRKLAAQAPLKETLAAGLLSIARWYPDRPLLDPFCGSGTIPIEAALIGHNIAPGIGRNFVAEEWPVIPKKLWRNARKEALESEIHDNKLRIYGTDIDDKVLSLARYHAKQANVEDSIHFQRVPVANVRTKQKYGFIITNPPYGQRLGEIQQVKKLYEELGQTYKTLDNWSCFVISSFEHFEQYFGKKADKKRKLYNGRVECNYYQYPGPRPLRPKKVEDSIAVSQD from the coding sequence ATGGCTAAAAAAATTGAGTTAATTGCTACAGCCACCTTTGGCCTAGAGTCGGTGGTAGCTCACGAAGTAAAGAAAATGGGATATGACGTGATGGTGGAAAATGGCAGAGTAACCTTTTTCGGTGATGAGATGGCCATCTGCCGCACCAACCTTTGGCTGCGTTCCGCGGACCGAGTTCTTATAAAAATGGGGGAATTTAAAGCCACTTCCTTTGAAGAGCTATTCCAACAAACCAAGGCCCTACCCTGGCCCGATTGGTTACCCGTGGACGCCACCTTCCCGGTGGAGGGCAAGTCAATAAAATCTAAGTTGCACAGTGTTCCCGATTGCCAGGCCATCGTAAAAAAGGCCATTGTAGAAAAGATGAAACAAACTTATAAAAAGGAATGGTTTGAGGAAACAGGTCCCCGTTATACCATTGAAGTAGCTTTACTGAAAGACATTGCCACCATCACCATTGATACCAGCGGCGTAGGGTTGCACAAAAGAGGGTATCGGAAACTGGCCGCCCAGGCACCCTTAAAGGAAACCCTGGCCGCTGGCTTACTGTCCATTGCCCGTTGGTACCCCGACCGCCCGTTATTAGATCCCTTTTGCGGTTCCGGCACTATTCCCATTGAAGCAGCACTTATTGGACACAATATTGCACCGGGTATCGGTCGGAACTTTGTTGCTGAAGAATGGCCCGTTATTCCCAAGAAATTATGGCGAAACGCTCGAAAAGAAGCTTTGGAATCCGAGATTCACGATAATAAACTACGTATCTACGGTACAGACATCGATGATAAAGTTTTAAGTTTAGCCCGCTACCATGCCAAACAGGCCAATGTAGAAGATTCCATTCATTTTCAGAGGGTTCCAGTGGCTAATGTTCGAACGAAGCAAAAGTACGGCTTTATTATTACTAACCCGCCCTATGGTCAGAGGTTAGGCGAAATACAACAGGTTAAGAAACTTTATGAGGAATTGGGACAAACCTACAAAACACTGGATAATTGGTCTTGCTTTGTCATTTCTTCCTTTGAGCATTTTGAACAATACTTTGGTAAAAAAGCTGATAAGAAGCGTAAGCTTTACAATGGCCGGGTGGAATGCAATTATTACCAGTACCCAGGCCCCCGACCGCTCCGTCCTAAGAAGGTAGAAGATTCGATTGCTGTATCACAAGATTAG
- a CDS encoding 4Fe-4S dicluster domain-containing protein → MDKGSCIIKLTQLTKWVSKRKREELKTMFVVSIDRDKCDGCGACADACPAGILGMLDDGKADITGEAEECMGCETCVATCPNECYTVTEM, encoded by the coding sequence ATGGACAAGGGTTCTTGCATAATTAAATTAACCCAACTAACTAAGTGGGTATCAAAAAGGAAAAGGGAGGAACTAAAAACTATGTTCGTTGTATCTATCGACAGAGATAAGTGTGACGGTTGTGGTGCTTGTGCTGATGCTTGCCCTGCTGGCATTCTAGGCATGCTTGATGATGGCAAAGCTGATATTACCGGTGAAGCTGAAGAGTGCATGGGCTGTGAAACCTGCGTAGCTACCTGTCCCAACGAGTGCTACACAGTTACTGAAATGTAA